The following proteins come from a genomic window of Flavobacterium crocinum:
- a CDS encoding type IX secretion system plug protein, which produces MSKFLYHSLLFFCFFSSITAQQVQNEVEPPYNIKTVSFIQNGSNVVPIFELGSSFAFQFDDLFGSEANYYFEVVHCDYNWIPTDIPKTDYIGGLDNQRINDYSNSFNTLQIYSHYRLSFPNQFTTQIKLSGNYILRILNEDRELVFSRKFILYENHSTVTAQVKRSRNLSNIDYKQNLDFAILSNDIVFQTPLQNVKVLLLQNGNFNTAIKNVVPQYTIGNQLVYKYDKETQFWGGNEFLYFENKDIRAASNNVAKVGSNGDIYSAHLYTNAARGNQIYTNYQDVNGNFVVKNINGSNNDIEADYAWVYFTLSAPAFRLNKDIYIAGMFNNYSLSPEYKMDYNTDKAVFEKAIMIKQGFTNFQYTVADKKGVIDNENAIDGNFYQTENEYTILVYYKEATDRYQRVIGKGNANSINIVN; this is translated from the coding sequence ATGTCAAAATTTTTATATCATAGCCTTTTATTTTTTTGCTTCTTTAGTTCGATAACTGCTCAGCAAGTACAAAACGAGGTTGAACCACCTTATAATATTAAAACTGTTTCTTTTATTCAAAACGGAAGTAATGTTGTTCCTATTTTTGAACTAGGTTCTTCGTTTGCTTTTCAGTTCGATGATTTATTTGGAAGTGAGGCCAATTATTATTTTGAAGTTGTACATTGTGATTACAACTGGATACCAACTGATATTCCGAAAACGGATTATATTGGTGGTTTAGACAATCAAAGAATTAACGATTATTCTAATTCCTTTAATACACTTCAGATTTATTCGCATTACAGACTATCTTTTCCGAATCAGTTTACAACGCAAATCAAGCTTTCCGGAAATTATATACTGCGAATATTAAATGAAGACCGAGAATTAGTGTTTTCACGAAAATTTATTTTATACGAAAATCATTCAACTGTAACAGCCCAAGTAAAAAGAAGCCGAAATCTCAGCAATATTGATTACAAACAAAACTTAGATTTTGCTATTTTGTCTAATGATATTGTATTTCAGACTCCTTTACAGAATGTAAAAGTACTTCTATTACAAAATGGAAATTTTAATACTGCGATAAAAAATGTCGTCCCCCAATACACTATCGGCAATCAACTGGTTTATAAATATGATAAAGAAACACAGTTTTGGGGCGGAAATGAATTTTTATATTTTGAGAATAAAGACATTCGGGCTGCCAGTAATAATGTTGCCAAAGTAGGTTCTAACGGTGATATTTACAGCGCTCATTTATACACTAATGCCGCCAGAGGAAATCAGATTTACACCAATTATCAAGATGTAAACGGAAACTTTGTGGTTAAAAACATCAATGGTTCCAACAATGATATAGAAGCTGATTATGCCTGGGTTTATTTCACTTTATCCGCTCCGGCATTCCGTTTAAATAAAGACATTTATATTGCTGGAATGTTTAACAATTACAGTCTTTCTCCGGAATATAAAATGGACTACAACACTGATAAAGCCGTTTTCGAAAAAGCCATAATGATCAAGCAGGGATTCACTAATTTCCAGTACACTGTTGCTGATAAAAAAGGCGTTATTGATAACGAAAATGCTATTGACGGAAACTTTTACCAAACTGAAAACGAGTACACAATTCTGGTTTATTATAAAGAGGCAACAGATCGTTATCAGCGTGTTATTGGTAAAGGAAATGCAAACTCTATCAATATAGTCAATTAA
- a CDS encoding DEAD/DEAH box helicase, giving the protein MEPTKSFQFCFDISLEKNLNTYIPTAYIVENSDEIKYLDKKASPGVIQSFGIVYDNLDSNSKKILTACESLKPEFIFKKFSAKIKSAKTIADLQKDSKIDFAIRQHLKFHLGSFYDLIVKEQFPLSLNLGPEKDFYRSRVDVSPLYFEPQIQFDKHDEGITYTLSLKENETAFLPMDKKAEILLDEPGWLIINKKLGQLTALNAKKLMPFLKKKSIEIPSKLVDDYFKSFIPEIAKKIDIESTGFEVESRDKIISCTIQPVHDFFKNCYYLNLYFDYDGYLFDASKTKKTHSFVDFSIANQPKIIQFKRSSEEAFYTDKLAELGLTVIKNEFYGLDSEIENPDPYINIQFIIDHKEKLESLGFTIENLKAESKEIITENHIVSASKETAGDWFDIKIIITIGTYKINFSEIIPNIKSKERLFQLPDGNYFLIPLEWFSKYSSLAKLAKTEGGNLLLRKSNFTALDAIPEIKDDITTKAEYKASDLLKATLRPYQIEGVQWLLGHFNSNLGACLADDMGLGKTLQTLAVLVAVQEQLGFTTKTTNFDLFSNETTIEREPLKTLIVLPSSLVFNWYNESLKFTPHFSKMQYVGNDRKQLAGRLATTDLIFTSYSIVHRDISILEKYDFRYLILDESQYIKNKDSKIFKAINKISTAHKIALSGTPIENSLDDLWSQMQFINPDILGNYKFFMDNFKTPIEKRQDETILSELKTLVQPYILRRTKEQVLKDLPELSEQIYYCEMDPEQEKLYEKEKSKARNFLLKTDGSSPDKISIINTLMKLRQLSNHPKMVDQESEIDSGKYIAVTNYLETLVHEKQKVIIFSSFVTNLGFYTDWCKENKIQYCEITGETPANTREQQVKLFQEKEEPLLFFISLKAGGVGLNITKASYVLFLDPWWNPFAEKQGVGRAHRIGQLNKVNVVRFISKNTVEEKIIKLQENKKLLSDSLLEESYINDEIEANLEYILNS; this is encoded by the coding sequence TTGGAACCTACAAAATCATTTCAATTTTGCTTTGACATCAGTTTAGAAAAAAACCTCAACACTTATATCCCAACCGCCTACATTGTTGAGAATTCTGATGAAATTAAATATTTGGATAAAAAAGCAAGTCCCGGCGTAATACAAAGTTTCGGGATTGTTTACGATAATCTGGATTCTAATTCAAAAAAAATTCTGACCGCCTGCGAATCTTTAAAACCTGAATTTATCTTTAAAAAATTCAGCGCTAAAATCAAATCAGCTAAGACGATTGCCGATTTGCAGAAAGATTCCAAAATTGATTTTGCAATTCGTCAGCATTTAAAATTTCATTTGGGTTCATTTTATGATTTAATTGTAAAAGAGCAATTTCCGTTGTCATTAAACCTCGGACCTGAAAAAGATTTTTATCGTTCCAGAGTTGATGTGAGTCCGCTTTATTTTGAACCTCAGATTCAATTCGACAAACACGACGAAGGAATCACCTACACCCTTTCTCTAAAAGAAAACGAAACTGCCTTTTTACCTATGGATAAAAAAGCCGAGATTCTTTTAGACGAGCCAGGATGGTTAATTATCAATAAAAAACTGGGGCAGTTAACAGCGCTTAACGCTAAAAAACTAATGCCTTTTTTAAAGAAAAAATCAATTGAAATTCCATCAAAATTAGTCGATGATTATTTCAAAAGTTTTATTCCTGAAATAGCAAAGAAAATCGACATTGAATCAACAGGTTTTGAAGTCGAAAGTCGTGATAAAATTATCTCTTGTACGATTCAGCCGGTTCATGATTTCTTTAAAAATTGTTATTATCTAAATCTTTATTTTGATTATGATGGTTATTTATTTGATGCTTCCAAAACAAAAAAAACACATTCGTTTGTTGATTTCAGCATTGCCAATCAGCCTAAAATAATTCAATTTAAAAGAAGTTCTGAAGAGGCTTTTTATACCGATAAATTGGCAGAACTCGGCTTGACCGTAATCAAAAATGAATTTTACGGGCTAGATTCTGAGATAGAAAACCCAGATCCTTATATTAATATTCAATTTATTATTGATCATAAAGAAAAACTGGAAAGCTTAGGATTTACAATTGAAAATCTAAAAGCGGAAAGCAAAGAAATTATCACCGAAAATCATATTGTTTCAGCTTCCAAAGAAACAGCCGGAGATTGGTTTGATATTAAAATCATCATTACGATTGGAACGTATAAAATTAATTTCAGCGAAATTATTCCAAACATAAAAAGCAAAGAACGACTTTTTCAATTGCCTGACGGAAATTATTTTCTGATTCCTTTAGAATGGTTTAGCAAATACAGTTCGTTGGCAAAATTGGCAAAAACCGAAGGAGGAAATCTTCTTTTGCGTAAAAGTAATTTTACGGCATTAGATGCCATTCCTGAAATTAAAGACGATATAACAACAAAAGCCGAATACAAAGCTTCTGATTTATTAAAAGCAACTTTAAGACCTTATCAAATTGAAGGCGTGCAATGGCTTTTAGGACATTTCAATTCGAATTTAGGCGCTTGTCTTGCCGATGATATGGGACTTGGAAAAACGTTGCAGACTTTGGCCGTTTTGGTTGCCGTTCAAGAACAATTAGGATTTACAACCAAAACAACCAATTTTGATTTATTTTCAAACGAAACTACAATCGAAAGAGAACCACTCAAAACGTTGATTGTTTTACCTTCTTCCTTAGTTTTTAACTGGTATAATGAATCTTTGAAATTTACTCCGCATTTTTCAAAAATGCAATATGTGGGCAATGACAGAAAACAATTAGCCGGCAGATTAGCCACAACCGATTTGATTTTTACGAGTTACAGCATTGTTCATCGTGATATTTCAATTTTAGAAAAATACGATTTTAGATATTTGATTTTAGACGAAAGTCAATACATTAAAAACAAAGATTCTAAGATTTTTAAAGCAATCAACAAGATTAGCACAGCTCATAAAATTGCTTTGAGCGGTACTCCAATCGAAAATTCGCTTGACGATTTATGGTCACAAATGCAGTTTATAAATCCTGACATTTTGGGGAATTACAAGTTTTTCATGGATAATTTTAAAACGCCAATCGAAAAAAGACAGGACGAGACTATTTTATCAGAATTAAAAACTCTTGTTCAACCTTATATTTTGCGACGAACAAAAGAACAGGTTTTAAAAGATTTACCTGAATTATCTGAGCAGATTTACTACTGTGAAATGGATCCTGAACAGGAGAAATTATACGAAAAAGAAAAATCGAAAGCGCGTAACTTTTTACTCAAAACAGATGGCTCAAGTCCGGATAAAATCAGCATTATTAATACGCTGATGAAATTAAGACAATTGAGTAATCACCCAAAAATGGTCGATCAGGAATCAGAAATTGATTCCGGAAAATATATTGCGGTTACGAATTATCTCGAAACTTTAGTCCACGAAAAACAAAAGGTTATTATTTTCAGTTCGTTTGTCACCAATCTTGGATTCTATACAGATTGGTGCAAGGAAAACAAGATTCAATATTGTGAAATCACAGGAGAAACTCCAGCGAATACAAGAGAACAACAAGTAAAATTATTTCAGGAAAAAGAAGAACCATTGTTGTTTTTTATTTCATTAAAAGCGGGAGGCGTTGGTTTAAATATCACCAAAGCATCTTACGTTTTATTTCTGGATCCGTGGTGGAATCCTTTCGCAGAAAAACAAGGAGTTGGACGAGCACATAGAATCGGGCAATTGAACAAAGTAAATGTTGTTCGGTTTATTTCTAAAAATACGGTTGAGGAAAAAATCATTAAACTGCAGGAAAACAAAAAACTGTTGTCTGATTCGCTTTTAGAAGAAAGTTACATCAATGACGAAATCGAAGCCAATTTAGAATACATTTTAAACTCTTAA
- a CDS encoding class I SAM-dependent methyltransferase, whose translation MKKLFKLVLNTIPRPLLIRLSYVARPILAFSLRGDKFTDPIDGRSFKSFLPYGYGKQRNNVLSPSTLSLERHRLLWLYLNDQTDFFTAPKKVLHFAPEQAFYKLFRKQKNLDYTTTDLFSPLADVKADICNLPFKDNEYDVILCNHVLEHIPDDTKAMQELFRVLKPGGMAILQIPQDLNREVTFADDSITDQKERARIFGQYDHVRIYGRDYFDKLRSIGFIVIEEDYTNKIAPELVEKYCLAKGEIIPLCFKPEN comes from the coding sequence ATGAAGAAACTTTTCAAATTAGTTCTAAATACCATTCCAAGACCATTATTAATTCGTTTGAGTTATGTGGCGCGTCCTATTTTGGCTTTTTCTTTAAGAGGAGATAAATTTACTGATCCTATTGACGGAAGAAGCTTTAAATCTTTTCTACCTTACGGATACGGAAAACAGCGTAATAATGTCCTTTCGCCAAGTACACTTTCATTAGAAAGACACCGTTTACTTTGGTTGTATTTAAATGACCAAACTGATTTTTTTACAGCACCTAAAAAAGTATTGCATTTTGCTCCGGAACAGGCCTTTTACAAACTTTTCCGCAAGCAAAAGAATCTTGATTACACGACAACCGATTTGTTTTCGCCTTTGGCAGATGTAAAAGCGGACATTTGTAATCTCCCTTTTAAAGACAATGAATACGATGTGATTTTATGTAATCACGTTTTAGAGCATATTCCGGATGATACGAAAGCAATGCAGGAATTATTCCGTGTTTTAAAACCAGGCGGAATGGCGATTCTTCAAATTCCTCAGGATTTAAATCGTGAAGTTACCTTTGCAGATGATTCTATTACAGATCAGAAAGAACGTGCAAGAATTTTTGGCCAATACGATCACGTTCGTATTTACGGACGCGATTATTTCGACAAATTAAGAAGCATTGGTTTTATCGTGATTGAAGAAGATTATACTAATAAAATAGCACCAGAACTGGTTGAAAAATATTGTTTAGCAAAAGGCGAAATTATTCCGCTTTGCTTTAAACCTGAAAACTAA
- the map gene encoding type I methionyl aminopeptidase, whose amino-acid sequence MIIQKTREEIELMRESALIVSKTLGMIASEIKEGVTTLYLDKLAEEFIRDHGAVPSFLGLYDFPNSLCMSPNAQVVHGIPNNVPLKSGDVISVDCGAFKNGYHGDHAYSFEIGEVAPEVKKLLRVTKESLYVGIREFKAGNRVEDVGNAIQKYTEAHGYGVVRELVGHGVGQKMHEEPEMPNYGKRGRGKLFVEGMVVAIEPMINMGTRNIKQLKDGWTILTADGKPSAHFEHDVALIDGKPELLSTFQYIYKALGIESNEEDEFRQVPLVL is encoded by the coding sequence ATGATCATCCAAAAAACCAGAGAGGAAATCGAATTGATGCGCGAAAGTGCTTTAATCGTATCAAAAACATTAGGAATGATTGCTTCTGAAATTAAAGAAGGAGTGACTACATTATATCTTGACAAATTAGCTGAAGAATTTATTCGTGATCACGGTGCTGTACCAAGTTTTCTTGGTCTGTATGATTTCCCGAATTCGCTTTGTATGAGTCCAAATGCTCAGGTTGTTCACGGTATTCCTAATAATGTTCCTTTGAAAAGCGGAGATGTTATTTCAGTAGACTGTGGCGCTTTTAAAAATGGCTATCACGGAGATCATGCCTACAGTTTCGAGATTGGTGAAGTGGCTCCTGAAGTAAAAAAACTTTTAAGAGTTACCAAAGAATCTCTTTACGTTGGAATTAGAGAATTTAAAGCTGGAAATCGCGTTGAAGATGTTGGAAATGCGATTCAGAAATATACCGAAGCTCACGGTTACGGAGTGGTTCGTGAATTGGTTGGACACGGAGTTGGACAAAAAATGCACGAAGAACCAGAAATGCCAAACTACGGAAAACGCGGACGTGGAAAACTTTTTGTAGAAGGAATGGTTGTGGCGATTGAACCGATGATTAACATGGGAACAAGAAACATCAAACAACTAAAAGACGGCTGGACAATCCTGACTGCTGACGGAAAACCAAGTGCACATTTCGAGCACGATGTAGCGTTAATTGATGGAAAACCAGAATTATTATCGACTTTCCAATACATCTACAAAGCTCTTGGAATTGAGAGTAATGAAGAAGATGAATTTAGACAAGTGCCGTTAGTGCTGTAG